The genomic DNA GCCGTGACGTACGGCTCCGGCAACCGCCGTAGATTACGAGTCACTCCTGCCCTCTTGACTTTTGCCAGCCTGAGCAACTCCACCGTTGACACTGGCTACCGCACGTCGTCCAATGCAATCAAAACGGTCAGCTACGGCACAGGCCATGGCCTGCTGGGTCGAAGCCTGTTTCCCAACATGGCGGAGGTCGGTGCGGCGATTCCTGCCGTCTGGCCGGTACGCGGGTACATTACCGGGAGATTTGGGAAGCGTTTGGACCCCATCAGCGGAGAGGGCGCATTCCATCCAGGCGTGGATATCGGCGCTCGATACGGTACGGACGTTAAAGCAACCGGTGACGGCATGGTGATCGAAGCCCAACGCGACGCCGGTTACGGACGGAGTATTTTGCTTGACCACGGCAACGGAATCACCACCCGCTATGCTCACATGAGCAGGCTATTTGTGGTTGTGGGAGAAGAAGTCAAGCGGGGAGAAGTGATCGGGGCCGTCGGCATGAGCGGTCGGACCACCGGCCCGCACCTGCATTACGAAGTCCGGTTTCACGGGGCCCCCGTGAATCCTTCCAGGTTCCTTCCAGCCAGGCTCCTCGCTTTTCGTTGACCACCCAAAGCGCGAACTCTGCGGTTCAAATTTATGCGCTGCCCGCCGTGGCGCGTGCAGGCAATATGCCCAGCCATCCCGCTCGCCGCCGCAAGGATAAAAATGTGATCGCTTCCACCCAAGGGTTGTATACTTTCGGTCGTTGGAGGGATAAAAGGTCAAATCCGGTTCATACCTGGTTCCCAGACACTACATGGGCGCCATCAGCGTAAAATGAAGGTCATTAATGGTAGACCAGTCTTCAGCACGGATCGTTAGAGGCCCCGAAAGGTCTACCATACATTGCCCCCGGAGTACGCTTACCACGCGAGGAAGACTTGCGAACCTGCAACTGGCCATCGTTCTTTGTTGCCTTGCGTCCGCTGCTCTTCACGCGCAAAGCGACCAGGTCCTGACGCAAGTGCTGGTCAC from Terriglobia bacterium includes the following:
- a CDS encoding M23 family metallopeptidase; the protein is MNRKFYTVLITPGAHGKIHKLQLPLYVVPLVAALSIFGLLMVVGLATSYAWMLVKVEKYNTVRNEREVLKKQYQSLEDRVSRANAKLNSLQSLAAEVAVTYGSGNRRRLRVTPALLTFASLSNSTVDTGYRTSSNAIKTVSYGTGHGLLGRSLFPNMAEVGAAIPAVWPVRGYITGRFGKRLDPISGEGAFHPGVDIGARYGTDVKATGDGMVIEAQRDAGYGRSILLDHGNGITTRYAHMSRLFVVVGEEVKRGEVIGAVGMSGRTTGPHLHYEVRFHGAPVNPSRFLPARLLAFR